One Primulina huaijiensis isolate GDHJ02 chromosome 8, ASM1229523v2, whole genome shotgun sequence genomic region harbors:
- the LOC140982884 gene encoding uncharacterized protein, with the protein MNKLLVVFIAKIVILFACPDRLLVQRGRSPKILIDEIFVLFQVIPDSISGLQKLEELNVSSNLLETLPDSIGLLINLKVLDVSGNKLKKLPESIAGCRSLIELDASFNNLMFLPTNIGYGLVNLQKLSVPFNKLRAFPNSICEMKSLRHLDAHFNAIHGIPSTIGRLTNLETLNASSNFNDITEVPETIGDLTNLIELDLSNNQIRALPESIYQLQKLTKLKVDQNPLVIPPLEIVNKGLKAIMEYMMKRGLDMLEAEQQRSLLEQNSETEMGWIAWGTSTLGKILNYHNKK; encoded by the exons ATGAACAAGC TCCTGGTTGTATTCATAGCTAAGATAGTGATTCTGTTTGCGTGCCCTGACCGTTTGTTAGTACAAAGAGGTAGATCTCCCAAAATTCTCATTGACGAGATTTTTGTTTTGTTCCAGGTTATTCCTGATTCGATTTCAGGACTACAGAAATTGGAGGAGCTCAATGTCTCATCCAACCTTCTTGAAACATTACCCGATTCCATAGGCTTGTTGATAAATCTTAAAGTCTTAGATGTGTCAGGAAATAAGTTAAAAAAGCTCCCGGAAAGTATTGCTGGTTGCAG GTCTTTAATTGAGTTGGATGCGAGCTTCAATAACTTGATGTTTTTGCCTACAAATATTGGTTACGGATTGGTGAATCTTCAGAAGCTATCCGTTCCCTTTAACAAATTAAGAGCCTTTCCAAACTCCATCTGTGAAATGAAATCATTGAGACATTTGGATGCTCATTTCAACGCAATTCATGGTATACCAAGCACTATTGGAAGGCTTACAAATCTTGAAACACTGAATGCCAGTAGTAATTTCAATGATATAACCGAAGTACCTGAAACAATCGGTGATCTGACAAATCTTATAGAACTTGATCTTAGCAACAACCAAATTCGTGCCCTGCCCGAGTCAATATATCAGCTGCAGAAATTAACCAAGCTTAAAGTGGACCAGAATCCACTTGTGATCCCTCCATTGGAGATCGTGAACAAAGGGCTTAAAGCTATCATGGAATACATGATGAAGAGGGGACTTGATATGTTAGAGGCTGAACAACAAAGAAGTTTGCTTGAACAAAACAGTGAAACGGAGATGGGATGGATAGCATGGGGAACATCCACATTaggtaaaatattaaattatcacaataaaaaataa
- the LOC140982372 gene encoding heat shock cognate 70 kDa protein-like has translation MAGNDEGPAIGIDLGTTYSCVAVWQRDRVEIIPNDQGNRITPSYVAFNETERLIGDAAKNVVAINPTNTVFDAKRLIGRRFSDPLVQEDVMLWPFKVICGENDKPVIVVTYKGEEKQYAAEEISSMVLTKMKETAEDFLGSTVKNAVITVPAYFNDSQRRATKDAGVISGLNVLRILVEPTAAAVAYGLDKMSSSSEEKNVLIFDLGGGTFDVSLLTMVKRTFKVKSTAGNTHLGGEDFDNRMLNHFVQEFKRKHKADINNNPRALRRLKKACERAKRELSSMVHTTIGIDCLYDGIDFNSKITRAKFEELNIDLFEECIVHVEKCLKDAEMDKESIHDVVLVGGSTRIPKVQQLLQDFFDGKELCKSIHPDEAVAHGAAIQAAILTGQGTVEIRDLVLCDVTPLSLGVRVDGVKMSVVVPRNTTIPTRKEKMFTTGDDNQTSVAFPLYEGERPRASDNILLGRFVLSGISPAPSGVPDLKVCFDIDVNGILNVTAEDKATGSTNGITISNVQGMLSQDEIERMLEEAKRLKLEDEEHKKRFEAKHSLEDYVYKVRAVTRKLTDAKKTESEIESAMQWLDEHKDAERSVLENKRKELESIWEPIITKL, from the exons ATGGCTGGAAATGATGAAGGACCGGCGATTGGAATCGATTTGGGTACCACTTATTCATGTGTGGCGGTGTGGCAACGTGATCGTGTTGAGATCATACCAAATGATCAAGGCAACCGGATCACACCTTCTTATGTAGCTTTCAATGAAACCGAACGTCTCATCGGCGATGCTGCCAAGAACGTAGTCGCCATTAACCCCACTAACACTGTTTTTG ATGCTAAAAGATTGATCGGTAGGAGATTCAGCGACCCATTGGTCCAGGAAGATGTGATGCTTTGGCCATTCAAGGTTATTTGTGGTGAAAATGATAAGCCGGTGATTGTGGTTACCTACAAAGGTGAAGAGAAGCAATatgctgctgaagaaatttcttCAATGGTACTGACCAAGATGAAGGAGACTGCAGAAGATTTTCTTGGATCTACAGTTAAAAATGCTGTTATAACCGTACCTGCATACTTCAATGATTCCCAGAGGCGGGCAACCAAAGATGCTGGAGTCATTTCTGGGCTCAACGTCTTGCGTATCCTTGTTGAACCAACTGCGGCCGCCGTTGCCTACGGTCTTGACAAAATGTCTAGTAGCTCCGAGGAAAAGAATGTGCTTATTTTCGACCTCGGTGGCGGCACTTTTGATGTTTCTCTTCTTACAATGGTGAAGAGAACCTTTAAGGTTAAGTCAACTGCTGGCAACACTCACCTTGGAGGAGAGGATTTTGACAATAGAATGTTGAACCATTTTGTTCAAGAGTTCAAGAGGAAGCACAAAGCAGACATAAACAACAACCCTCGAGCATTGAGAAGGCTGAAGAAGGCTTGCGAGAGGGCAAAGAGGGAATTGTCTTCTATGGTACATACAACTATTGGGATTGATTGTTTGTATGACGGAATCGATTTCAACTCTAAAATAACACGTGCCAAATTTGAGGAGCTGAACATTGACTTGTTTGAAGAATGCATTGTCCATGTTGAGAAGTGTTTGAAGGATGCTGAGATGGACAAGGAAAGCATCCACGATGTGGTTCTTGTTGGTGGATCCACTAGAATTCCGAAGGTTCAACAATTACTGCAAGATTTCTTTGATGGTAAGGAGCTATGCAAAAGTATTCACCCCGATGAAGCTGTAGCCCATGGGGCGGCAATTCAAGCGGCAATTTTGACTGGCCAAGGTACTGTCGAGATTCGAGATCTGGTGTTGTGTGATGTCACCCCTCTCTCTCTTGGTGTGCGTGTTGATGGTGTAAAAATGAGTGTAGTAGTCCCTAGGAATACCACAATTCCTACAAGGAAGGAAAAAATGTTCACCACCGGTGATGATAACCAAACTAGTGTGGCGTTCCCATTGTACGAGGGTGAAAGGCCTAGAGCAAGCGACAACATTTTGTTGGGTAGATTTGTTTTGTCTGGCATTTCTCCTGCTCCAAGTGGCGTCCCAGACTTAAAGGTGTGCTTTGATATTGATGTTAATGGAATCTTGAACGTGACGGCTGAAGATAAGGCAACTGGTAGTACAAATGGAATCACTATCAGCAATGTTCAAGGCATGTTGTCACAAGATGAGATTGAGAGGATGTTGGAAGAAGCCAAGAgattgaagttggaggatgaGGAGCATAAAAAGAGATTTGAGGCAAAACATTCTTTGGAAGATTATGTTTACAAAGTTAGAGCTGTGACAAGAAAGCTTACCGATGCCAAGAAAACAGAAAGCGAGATCGAATCTGCTATGCAGTGGTTGGATGAGCACAAAGATGCAGAAAGATCTGTgcttgaaaataaaagaaaggagTTGGAAAGTATTTGGGAGCCTATTATTACAAAATTATAG
- the LOC140983526 gene encoding heat shock cognate 70 kDa protein-like — protein MAGNDEGPAIGIDLGTTYSCVAVWKRDRVEIISNDQGNRITPSYVAFSETERLIGDAAKNVVAMNPTNTVFDAKRLIGRRFSDPLVQKDVMLWPFKVICGENDKPVILVTHRGKEKQYAAEEISSMVLTKMKEIAEAFLESPVKNAVITIPAYFNDSQRRATKDAGVISGLNVLRILVEPTAAAIAYGLDKMYSISDGKNVLIFDLGGGTFDVSLLTMVKSTFKVKSTAGNTHLGGEDFDNRMLNHFVQEFKRKHKRDISNPRALRRLKMACERAKRELSSMVHTHIGIDCLYDGIDFNSKITRAKFEELNMDLFEECIGHVEKCLKDAEMDKKSIHDVVLVGGSTRIPKVQQLLQDFFDGKELCKSVHPDEAVAYGAAIQAAILTGQGTLEIRNLVLQDVTPLSLGIEQNDGEMSVVVPRNTTIPTRKEKWGLTTRSDYQTIVRFPVYEGERPRTGDNIFLGEFALSGISPALKGVAKMKVYFDIDVNGILTVTAEDEATGNTNGITISNVRGMLSQDEIQRMLEEAKRFKLEDEEHKKRFEAKNSLEDYVYKARAVTRKLTDAKKTESEIESAMEWLDEHKDAERSVLEDKRKELKSIWEPIITKL, from the exons ATGGCTGGAAATGATGAAGGACCGGCGATTGGAATCGATTTGGGCACCACTTATTCATGCGTGGCGGTGTGGAAACGGGATCGCGTGGAGATCATATCCAATGATCAAGGCAACCGGATCACACCTTCTTATGTAGCTTTCAGTGAAACCGAACGTCTCATCGGCGATGCTGCCAAGAACGTAGTAGCCATGAACCCCACTAACACTGTTTTTG ATGCTAAAAGATTGATCGGTAGGAGATTCAGCGACCCATTGGTCCAGAAAGATGTGATGCTTTGGCCATTCAAGGTTATTTGTGGTGAAAATGACAAGCCAGTGATTTTGGTTACCCACAGAGGTAAAGAGAAGCAATatgctgctgaagaaatttcttCAATGGTACTGACCAAGATGAAGGAGATTGCCGAAGCTTTTCTTGAATCTCCAGTTAAAAATGCTGTTATAACCATACCTGCATACTTCAATGATTCCCAGAGGCGGGCAACCAAAGATGCCGGTGTCATTTCTGGGCTCAACGTCTTGCGAATCCTTGTTGAACCAACTGCTGCCGCCATTGCCTATGGTCTTGACAAAATGTATAGTATATCCGATGGAAAGAATGTGCTTATTTTCGACCTCGGTGGCGGCACTTTTGATGTTTCTCTTCTCACAATGGTGAAGAGCACCTTTAAGGTTAAGTCAACTGCTGGCAACACTCACCTTGGAGGGGAGGATTTTGACAATAGAATGTTGAACCATTTTGTTCAAGAGTTCAAGAGGAAGCACAAAAGAGACATCAGCAACCCCCGAGCATTGAGAAGGCTGAAGATGGCTTGTGAGAGGGCAAAGAGGGAATTGTCTTCTATGGTACATACACATATTGGGATTGATTGTCTGTATGACGGAATCGATTTTAACTCTAAAATAACACGTGCCAAATTTGAGGAGCTCAACATGGACTTGTTTGAAGAATGCATTGGCCACGTTGAGAAGTGTTTGAAGGATGCGGAGATGGACAAGAAAAGCATCCACGATGTGGTGCTTGTTGGTGGATCCACTAGAATTCCGAAGGTTCAACAATTACTTCAAGATTTCTTTGATGGTAAGGAGCTGTGCAAAAGCGTTCACCCCGACGAAGCTGTAGCCTATGGTGCAGCAATTCAAGCGGCAATTTTGACTGGCCAGGGAACTCTTGAGATTCGAAACCTGGTGTTGCAGGATGTCACCCCACTCTCTCTTGGTATAGAGCAAAATGATGGTGAGATGAGTGTAGTAGTTCCTAGGAATACCACAATTCCTACGAGGAAGGAAAAATGGGGGTTGACCACTCGTTCTGATTACCAAACTATTGTGCGGTTCCCAGTGTACGAGGGTGAAAGGCCTAGAACAGGGGACAACATTTTTTTGGGTGAATTTGCTTTGTCTGGCATTTCTCCTGCTCTGAAGGGCGTGGCTAAAATGAAGGTGTACTTTGATATTGATGTTAATGGAATCTTAACTGTGACGGCTGAAGATGAAGCAACTGGTAATACAAATGGGATCACTATCAGCAATGTTCGAGGCATGTTGTCTCAAGATGAGATTCAGAGGATGTTGGAAGAAGCCAAGAGATTTAAGTTGGAGGATGAGGAGCATAAAAAGAGATTTGAGGCAAAGAATTCTTTGGAAGATTATGTTTACAAAGCTAGAGCTGTGACAAGAAAGCTTACCGATGCCAAGAAAACAGAAAGCGAGATCGAATCTGCTATGGAGTGGTTGGATGAGCACAAAGATGCAGAAAGATCTGTGCttgaagataaaagaaaggAATTGAAAAGTATTTGGGAGCCTATTATTACAAAATTATAG
- the LOC140982218 gene encoding triosephosphate isomerase, cytosolic encodes MARKFFVGGNWKCNGTTEEVKKIVSTLNAGDVPSQDVVEVVISPPFVFLPVVKSSLRSDFHVAAQNCWIKKGGAYTGEISAEMLVNLEIPWVILGHSERRSLLGESSEFVGDKVAYALSQGLNVIACIGETLEQREAGSTMAVVAAQTKAIAERITDWTKVVLAYEPVWAIGTGKVATPAQAQEVHFELRKWLQANVSPQVSASTRIIYGGSVSGGNCKELAAQPDLDGFLVGGASLKPEFIDIIKSAEVKKSA; translated from the exons ATGGCCAGAAAATTCTTCGTCGGAGGCAACTGGAAATGC AATGGAACTACTGAAGAAGTGAAGAAGATTGTGTCAACTCTCAATGCTGGTGATGTGCCCTCTCAGGATGTTGTGG AGGTTGTCATCAGTCCTCCTTTTGTGTTTCTTCCTGTTGTAAAAAGTTCTCTGCGATCTGATTTCCATGTGGCTGCTCAAAACTGTTGGATCAAGAAAGGGGGTGCTTACACCGGAGAGATTAG TGCTGAAATGCTTGTCAACCTGGAAATTCCTTGGGTAATTCTTGGTCACTCTGAAAGGAGGTCTTTGTTAGGTGAATCAAGTGAG TTTGTTGGAGATAAAGTTGCATATGCACTTTCTCAAGGTTTGAATGTAATTGCTTGCATTGGTGAGACTCTTGAACAAAGAGAAGCTGGATCAACCATGGCTGTTGTTGCTGCACAAACAAAGGCCATTGCAG AACGGATTACTGACTGGACTAAAGTTGTTTTGGCTTATGAGCCTGTCTGGGCTATTGGAACTGGGAAGGTTGCCACTCCTGCTCAGGCTCAGGAA GTGCATTTCGAATTAAGAAAATGGCTTCAGGCAAATGTAAGCCCTCAAGTTTCTGCATCAACCAGGATTATCTATGGAG GTTCTGTGAGTGGTGGCAACTGTAAAGAATTGGCTGCACAACCTGATCTTGATGGTTTTCTAGTAGGTGGTGCTTCTTTGAAG CCGGAATTCATTGACATCATCAAGTCTGCTGAGGTGAAGAAAAGTGCTTGA
- the LOC140983325 gene encoding uncharacterized protein: MTLMAVFQHAPFARAIQLRALTIACSSSASTVAPPSRVLLGMPEQELQQLALQFGQEGYRGKQLHHLLYKSKVKEIQEFSNLPLAFRNELQEAGWSVGRSPVYKEVTAADGTVKLLIKLEDNRLVETVGIPVADDKGSPRLTACVSSQVGCPLRCSFCATGKGGFSRNLKRHEIVEQVLAIEDVFKRRVTNVVFMGMGEPMMNMKAVLEAHRCLNKDIQIGQRMITISTVGVPSTIKKLASDKLQSTLALSLHAPNQKLREKIVPSAKSYPLEAIMKDCKDYFLETGRRVSFEYTLLAGVNDAVEHAEELAKLLHEWGSGYHVNLIPFNPIEGSDYQRPYKKSILAFSATLESNKVTVSVRQTRGLDASAACGQLRNEFQKIPLLAGAEVQQSQLEMAVAS, from the exons ATGACGCTCATGGCCGTATTTCAGCACGCGCCTTTTGCGCGTGCTATACAGTTGCGGGCGCTAACCATTGCCTGTAGCAGCAGCGCCTCTACGGTCGCACCACCGTCTCGAGTGCTCCTCGGAATGCCCGAACAAGAACTCCAGCAGCTCGCTCTTCAATTTGGTCAG GAAGGGTATAGAGGCAAACAATTGCATCATTTGTTGTATAAGAGTAAGGTTAAAGAAATACAGGAGTTTAGTAATT TGCCACTGGCTTTCAGAAATGAACTTCAAGAAGCGGGGTGGAGTGTGGGTCGGTCACCGGTTTATAAGGAGGTGACTGCCGCTGATGGTACAGTAAAG CTACTAATAAAACTGGAGGATAACAGGCTGGTAGAAACAGTAGGAATTCCTGTTGCAGATGACAAAGGTTCGCCTCGACTGACTGCATGTGTCTCATCACAA GTGGGATGTCCCTTGCGATGTTCCTTTTGTGCCACTGGCAAGGGAGGTTTCTCAAGAAACCTTAAAAGGCATGAAATTGTTGAGCAG GTTTTGGCAATCGAAGATGTCTTTAAGCGTAGAGTTACAAATGTTGTGTTTATGGGAATGGGTGAGCCAATGATGAACATGAAAGCAGTTCTCGAAGCACACCGATGCTTGAACAAG GATATTCAAATTGGGCAAAGGATGATTACAATTTCAACTGTCGGAGTTCCAAGCACTATAAAAAAACTGGCTTCCGACAAACTTCAATCTACTCTGGCTCTCAG CTTGCATGCCCCAAATCAGAAACTTCGGGAAAAGATTGTGCCAAGCGCAAAATCTTACCCTTTGGAAGCAATCATGAAGGACTGCAAGGACTATTTCCTTGAAACCGGTCGACGGGTGTCCTTTGAGTACACGCTTTTAG CTGGAGTCAATGATGCAGTTGAACATGCAGAAGAACTGGCAAAGCTTCTTCATGAATGGGGTAGTGGCTATCATGTGAACCTGATACCCTTTAATCCGATAGAAGGCTCTGACTATCAGCGCCCCTATAAAAAATCG ATTCTTGCCTTTTCAGCTACTCTGGAGTCCAATAAAGTAACCGTTAGTGTACGCCAAACACGAGGACTAGATGCAAGTGCAGCTTGTGGCCAGCTAAGGAATGAGTTTCAGAAGATCCCTTTGCTTGCTGGCGCTGAGGTCCAGCAATCTCAATTAGAAATGGCAGTTGCTTCGTAA